In the Salvia miltiorrhiza cultivar Shanhuang (shh) chromosome 8, IMPLAD_Smil_shh, whole genome shotgun sequence genome, ATAATAAGATATCCTCTAAAGAAGAACCCTTCCAACTCAAACAAGCTTAGGAGAATTGTGGTACATATGACATGCTAGAGGTGCATGCAGCAAGGGCATAACAGTAGAGGATGTAAAAATGCTCCTGTCGACAAACCTCTGAAAATACAGGGttctttcattttttgaatGCTTCATGCTTGCAATATATGATTTGAACTTCATTTGGTTTCAACTAATAGTTCTTTCTTGTTGATGTAAGAGGAAAAAATGAAGACCTCGCAAAGCACAAATACCTGAACAGAGAAACTCACATGTTATGCCTCAACAAGCCAATGATAGGGCAAGAGCTGCAGCTGCAGACTTTAGAAAAGAACAAACCATGCTAATGCAGGAGCTGGTGTTTTAATGTGCGAATTTGGGAACATCTACGTGAGGATGCCATCTATAAAAAGACACACCTTTGTAATCCAACTGCACAACAAAAGAATAACATCACTGTTGACAATTCAAGGCCAAAGAGAGATGGCGTTTCAGCTTCCAAAAGCTCGATCACGACATGGAAACTCAAGAGAGTCGTAACTAGATAGGTAGAGAGTTGAACTCGTAATTTCTTGTTGATAAACGTAGTATTCTGAACTAATACTTTTTGTGAGCTGATGACTTTAACGATTAGAGATCTTTATCAGTTTCCAACAGAATATGAATTCTTTTttgttgaatttgaatttacTCTTTTAGACGGCAGTGTTTCACTTGTTTCTGTAGAAATTTGCCTTGTAAGATGGTTTAGTTAGTTACTTGTGCTATTGGTATTGGTTTTCACTATAACAGTTCATGTCTGTAGTTGAATTGTAGGTGTCATTAGTTGCTACTTATTCATGCCATTTGGTTGTAAGTATGTATTCTTTGGGCATCGGAAGAATCCATAGATATTTTTTGCTTTATTTCATGCATCTTCCAGCTCGAGTTGCTCTAATTGGTGATGCTGTCCTCGTTGAAGATGAAAAGGTGTAAAGTAGTTCAGATATCACAAGTTATTGTTAATGCTTTTAACTGGATATTTGTCTTCGTGATATTGAGATCTAATATTATTTGACTATTAACTGTGTAACTATCACAGGTTATTATTGTTAATTCTTTTAAGTTGCCTTCTCTTTATCTTTGATGAGCATATCTGAAATGGTATTTTTGAGAGGGAAATGGTTACTCAATGGGAAATTTATGGATTACCAGCTATGCCTTAGTTCTAGAAAGTATGGTATATTATCTCCCCAATTATAAGATCCCGATCAATGTTTTCTTCTGCAGATACATGTAtccatctttgaagtgaaaagaaagaataaaaaaaaatgaatttttttgttaaaatgtAGAAGAACAAGgcatttaaaaacataaatttttattattcctcatttttccataataaatttatccatagaATACACCCTTATTACTTATTAGTGTGTGGAATAAATGTAATATGGAGTAAAAATTTCCACCAGAAAGAATCCTCAGTCTTTTTCTCCATCACTAAAAAGAATTCTCGtattttccctcattttttcataataaattgacaaccaaagagaacacatcCTTAAAAAtactctcatatatatatatggatcaATTTATCAATACATTTACATTAGTCGACAGTTGATACGTCAGAGTTCTCATAAACGAAATATTTCGTGAATTGGCATACAGCAATGACAAAAACGAACCAGCAGCCTGCATCGGTACTACTTATAACCATGATCATAAATAAGAGAAGATACAAAACCACATCCCATTTCCATATTTGTAGCTTCACCTTCAACGTACTAGTGTACATAACGCAGCAGACAACACCGAGATTCATTGGAGAAGCTCTCCTACAGAAGAAAATGATCGATCATATGTTGTATAACGTCTGCACCATCTGAATGAATGGATTGGTCTTTGACCTGCATCACAATTAATCAGCCGCAAAAAGATCAACCCCTCCTCGTCTTCAAAATACGAGCTATAATGGGTTTCCGGCAAGAGAAACTCATCAATGCTATGTAAGACCAAATCTCCATCGTATTTAGAATAAGTGAGCAGAGATGCTGATAtgtcaaaaaatgaaaacaagatGAATCTGCAGTGTTTACTGTAATCAAGCAACATAATAGCCCTAGATGAAGAAAATAATTTTAGATGTGCCCAAGTTACTGTTGAGTAACGGCAAATGCAGAGAGGGAGGGACCATAGAAAGATAGAATGAGACAGACCTGGATGATGCTATGAGCAGCAAATTTGGCCTTGCTATTGTGGAAGCTTACGTCAACTTTCTCCCACGACAGACGAGAGAGACCATTCACTAATTCCTCTGTTCAGAATAAGATTTTACAGCAACATTACGAATGAAAAAATCAGAATCAGGCAAACAAAAAAGGAAAGCTACCGACATAGACAAGGTTGTAACTCTAAAAATCTTATAGAATACATTACTATCAATTAACTCTAAAAATCTTATAGAATATATCATCAATAGTTGACCTAGAGAAGCAACACTAGAACAAACACCCAAAAGGAAACTAAAAGGTAAAAGAGATGGCAATGGTAACTGCATGTATTATGGAACTAGATAGCACAAATTATAGCCTGACAGGACAACCTCCGAGAACAAAATTGAATGTCTAATAACTAAGGATGCCAGCATGCAACAAGCTAGAACTTTTGGCAGACCAAGTCTTATGGTTGTTTATCTGGGTCCCAACGAATATTGGAGAGAACTCTGCTCAACTTTATCTCGTATACAAAAATAAGCAGAGAGATGAAAAAGCTAGCAATTTTTTTctcaaacaagaaaaaaaagtttaacGAGAAAGACTAGCAGCATCACTAAGCATAATGATAACACCTATATTTCAGTTGGCCAGAGCAGATAGGAAAACAAAGGGAAATATTTTCAAAAGTGAGGAATATGTAGCAAAGATTTTTTTCAACTATGTCAGCATCAGACAACAAAACATGCAGCAAACCTCTACTTTTTCTTTTGCCACAAGAATTACGCATCTCCATACTGCTTTTTGTAAAGTGGTTATTTAAAACATAAAGtcccaaaatataaaatattcttTTCTAATGAAACAACATTTATTAACTTTTTACTTGCAAAATAAACGAAAATGGCAACAGCACTCTGCTAGTAAGAAGTGAAAGTCGAAACGAGTGAAAAAGGCTTTAATCTGAGGTCAAACTAACAGAAAAATCTAAACCATCAGGAAGAAAGATGAAGTGACAAACCTTCGAGCTCATCTAAACCGTCATTCTCTACTGTAGGCTCACACATCTCCTTGGCATATGCCTTGCAGCGCTCTTCATACACAACATGGGGATATTTTTCATGAACAGAATCTTCCCACTGTCAAAAAGATCAAAAGTCACACAGAAGCAGTGAAATATGATAAGTCCTAATCATAATATCAGGGCAAAGGTAAGACCTTGGGTAGTTCACTATTGCGTCTGATCGACGATGTTCTCCAGCCCACGATATCTGAGTGATACTTCGTTAAGAAATACAAAGACGGTGCATATGGAACAGACAAAATAGTGCATAAAAATCGTAAATGGAAGGGTCTAAATCTTGGATACTGTCATAGCCAACATTTGAGTATGCTACTCTACGTTCAAAAGATCGTAAAGCAGACCTGCACAGCGAAGTTACAATACCTTTAGTTGTAGCATGAAATATGAATTCATAACGTGCAGTCTGTGCATCTAGAGCAAGCTAGTAATTTGCAATTCAATTCAAGGAGATTAGGAGAAAGTTACAAAAAACAGCCTTGTTGATCATCTTCCAACAGGCGTTTTAGCAATGGTGGCTTTCCTTCATCATCGTCGTTCATAAAAAGATGTCTGCCTGTTCTTCTAAATATCAAGTGAATTACACAGTTCGCAACTTTCTCAAAAGCAGGAACCCCAAAGAGAAATGGCACCTGAAAAATGTGCAATAACGAAGTAATGGCAAACTTCTTTCCATTTAAAAAACATAAGGTAGGGAGCAATAGAAAACCACCAAACACCAAAGACATAAAAAGGCTAAAAGGTAGTTACAAGATAGATTCATTTCTCAGAAACTAATTACAAGCTAAATTGTATCTAACCAATTATGACAGTTTTAAAGTAAATTGAACACTCTTTCTTCTCATGCCATGTACCATTATATATTCGATATAAATGATGTTCGATAGTGTATTTTCTCTCTCACAACATTATACTGAATCTATTTTCTTAATACTGCACTGAAAAAACGCTGCACCACGAATATTCTAACCAAATCAAATATCAGTTGCAGCTTAGGAGattcaattatttatattgCAACAAGTATCTCTACCAAGTTTAGTATGCATCCAAATAGCATCGTCCAGAAGAACTGACAAGTAATTTTCAGATAGCCTAAATTTGCTCAATAGTTTTGGAGTTGTAAAACCTCCTACTCCAAGGCCATACATCACAAAATTGACAGTTCAATATCAACAAATGTCACAGATACGATAACCACTCTCTTCTGGTTCTGGAAATATGCACAATAACGTGTATTGGTACACCACCTAACCATAGTTGTTACGTGCAAATGATTCAAAATTTTCTGCTTCTCGTACGAATACCAGAGAAAAATGAAGGCAATGAGCAGGGAAAGAAATACCTGCTTATTACCCCTAGAACCAAGATGAGGAGTCGCAGCAGTAATAAAGTTAACTGGTTCAAGACCAGCTATTTTACCCTTTGACTCTTCATTAGTTAATAGTTCTTCCCCATTTTCTTTTGTTGTAGGTTTATACAATTTCCCAATAGCATATCTTGCTACAAGGCCCCCGACAGAATGCGAAATAAAAGAAatcttcctcaaactaggctTCCTTGCAATTACTTCAAGGACCTGAAATTCAATACCAGTTCAAAAATCAGACCACGGTAAAGAAACCCTATACCAAATAATATTCTTCTAGATATTAAGGCTGTGAAGTGGTAATGAAAAGCCATAACATTAATAACCTCATCAGCCAGTCGATCACCCATTACATCTACACCATCCAGCGTCTTCGCTGCATTGCGCTCACTACCTGCGGTTCAAAAAGGTTTTAAGAAAGAAGTGGGGAAAAAGAAACTAATATTTCTCAGTAGTAGAAGTAAGAAAGTTCAGAGAATAAATATCATACAAAAATGATAATTTCATGAGATGTAAATTAGAAATTCCATAATTGAATCACATTGAGTTGCAGACCAAAACCACCACACATCCTAGTCTCCTAGAGAATACACATATGTTCAATTATACTAATGGAAATGAAATTTTGCCCCATCTTACAAAATCACCGTGTATCCTTATGAATACACAGCATATTCTTCTATTATAATGGAAACAGAAAACAAAATCCCCTCATAAGCCAAGCAGGAAGTTCCTTAGTTCATTCTTTGACAAGTAGAATAGAAAACTAAAAAGGCTGCACAAATTTGTGCAGGCTCCTGTATCTGGTTTTTTTGTATAACATCACCTATGAACCATTCATAAAACTTAACCACAGAAACTCATGTTGTTTAATTAAATGCCAAGATACAAAGACCGAAGCTGCAGGACATTTACGTGCCATAACTTCAGATATGATAATATATAACTTATTGCTGGAACTAAATCGACTGACGCATTGAAGGACAAGGATTCTTCTTACTTCCAGAGTGGGAAGAATGGATTGCACAAAAGTAAGGAAGATCTCATTTGGGTCATAATCATTTTATATAGAAAGGAACAACTTACGGTGAACGAACACTTTATCAGGAAGCTGCTGAACAAATTTCTCGGCGGCATATTTCCAATCTGCTCCACTGTATTGACACGATCACAAACAGaaacaatattaataacaaTTAAGAAAATCTTCAAATCCTAGAAATGTGTATGAGATCTCCATTAGTAATGCCTTTTACTGTCACTCTACACGAATTTAGCATCAATCAATCGAACAAATCAACCCCCTACATTAAAATCACGCTCGGGCAAAAAATCAAGTCCAGTCTTTCCAACCAAAGCAACTCcattattttcacattaaaattggatgcaaaattaaaaattatttatataaaaaaatcacaatcACAGACACTGACGCACATAATCCGAAGAAAAAAGATTACCTTCCAAGAATCCCGTGGACCAAGATAACGAGATGATCAGCGGAGAGAGCATTGGATTCTTTAGAACTGTAGACGTCCTCCCCTCCATTACCCGTGTCCGTCGAGCATATACCGCCGTCTCCGCCAATCCCGTTTTCCATATCacttttttttctcaaattttctcaaattaaagataCTGCATTCACTCAAGGAACATCCAATCCCAAAATTAAGGGTTGGAGTTGAGTTGATTATCAATTATGAATTATTATTGAGAGGGAAAAGGCAGTGGAGAGAATCTAGGAAGTAGAATCCAAACACAGTATAAAGCTGTCGACGGATTTGAATTGGAAAAAGTGGGTTTTGATATTTCGATAAGAAGAGGTGGTTGAAGTCTTAAGATCTCGTGCAAACGTGGCGTGGGCAGGCGGTTAAGAAACTTAACCGACGTCCTTGCTTTTACGGCTCCTGCAGTTGCAGTGACGATATTTATCTCGGAATTTTGAACGACTCGCACGCTACAAAATGGGCACATTCATACGTCTCCGACTCCGACATCAAGCATTTGGGGAAAGTATTAACTCAATGCGCCTTTGTAAATTCATGCACCgataataattttttcttttattggtGTTGAACTAATATAATACTCTCATTCGTTCATGAAAGAAGTTCCTATCTTTTTTTTGGACGTCCAtaaaaaaaacttcctacctattatTAGACTATAcctcaccacttataattactcttacttttcacttttcacaactctcaatattaattactcctataacacatttttaccactctcaatacactcaactaccttttccccactctcaatacactcaacaatattttttcttaaaacctgtgtcacTCCTTCCTaaaaagttctttcatggacggaggaaatattatataatataatcaaataaaacgAAAAGACAATCATACAGACATACTAATATCTATTTATTTAGggttattaatatttaattaaatacatcgattttgaattgtttaattttatactccctccgtcccacgaatcttgacacgttttcatttttgggccgtcctatgaatcttgacacattttcaaataagctaataattattacattctctctcctactttatcacatttattaccttctctctcatactttatcatttttattaccttctctatcctactttatcacttttatactttattaactacatacttaaaacaataatctacaactccttaattctcgtgctgaaaccaaacgtgtcaagattcgtgaaaCAGGGGGAGtacataaattttgaaaagagTCCAAAAACATTTAAACTTTAATTATCATACATctattcttgaaggaataaatataatctatGTGCGAccaattcataaaaataaataagaaaaaaatctTGTTGAATCCAAATAATAAGATAATAAGTAGGGCAACGCAATGCCtctttgaatgaagaaagatataTCAaatgatactaatcaatcaacaataGAAGTAAATCTTAAGATCACAAATTTgatttcatgcttccgataaccaacattcattatcATATTACTTGAATATTAGAGTCTAAACTCGACAAAAGATGTCATTCTGAAATATAGCATAAAAGTTTTAAGTTAAGAAAACGAAAGACATATAATAGCTAGTGCTACAACGGAAGTCAAAATATGGAGTTGAACTCAAACTTTAGCTCTGCCACATTATCACCAGCCAATCaatctgaaaatatttgaaggtatttgggctaagtactaatgtactaaATGGGCATGCAAATTTTAAgacatttcatatttttcataagagcagtttatctaGGCATTCATGACATAACCTAGAAGgttttaaaaacaaaagaacttctaagcatgttaaagcATTTCATTCTAGCGTGCTATTGTCACACACTATTTTACAATACTgttgtgatcccggacctttagCACTGTCGAATCTCTTACTCCTCTGATACTTGTTTTGAGGGCGTAACTGAAACAAGTTgaaattgacctcgggacgctacccaggtaggctttacatgatacatgctccgaaATACATCCACTCAAGCACCCTTgtaacgcctcttacatgagTTAATGCTCGATGGAGATAAACTCACTGAGTCAGCTAATAAATGTACATAATTCTCAAACAACATGTTAGGCCATAAGAAAGCCTCAATCTATTCATGATTTGTGAGTCTTAAACATAGCacagtgcacaaaatattttattggataaataatttgcatttcattaaatatttaGAGCTTATTAGGCAAAGCCTCTAGTTCAAATCCTAATCTGTCAGCAAATAGTTGTGTTAATCCTCTTGATCCTCAAAaactacaagaaattctattcttaacaGGTCCCCTAAAGCTAATCTTATATCATAGTGGAATACTATTGATTCTTGATTCATCACGTCGGGTTTCTAAAATTTagattataaaaattgaaaCTAACTCTTTGAGCTAAGGACATCAACAATACCCTTGCTCGACTTGTCTTTGATAATAAGATTTCTGAAAATCTATttaaatcatactccctccgtccaccaattaaaggcctatatgaaaaaacacgggttttaagaaaaagtgtatttttattagttgagtggagaaagggtcccactttttttgtaaagaatctttgactttttgattaaataatgaataaaaatttaccaaaaatagataggccttgtttttgtggacggacaaaaaaggcaagtaggccttgaattggtggacggagggagtaactgctttcatttgtaaaaatgaataATGCAAATTATTTCATGCTCCattcatataataagtaattactcttaataataataataataataataataataataataataataataataataataataataataataataataataataatatgcaatcattttctaaaataattagACTCAAATTAGAGGctcattaaataaattaataagtgtttgatcactaatttattagcaacgtAAACAGCAACTAACACAGtataattgtagcaaataaaaagtaaccgagtatcgtatcctcggGGACTGATAAACAAAATAACTCTAAATATTCCCAATTCAGATTTTCATAATATCCAGGCAACAGAAAAATAATgattgaataaaaaatttagaaaaacacaaagcaaataataacatggataaatcaaataataaaacaactAATCCTAGGGAAGTAAAGTCATTAACCAAATTCACacaatcaatctattaatcataattaccagtttaatccagttatgatgagagatcacatatTTAATCAACTAGAAACATAGAATCCAGGTGGaggttgcaaagcattgttggggTTGGAATAGGAAAAGTTTGGGTGATTTCTATTATTAGGATGAAAAGGCAAATTTCCCCCATATTGTCCACGCTGTAAATCCCATAATTTTTTATGGATATAAttggcgtcttctacgcctgtcggGTCTCTCGCAGCTGGTTCAGGAGTGCCAACAGACAAGGCAGTGATCTTCGCattcagctctgccagctgagtaGAAATCAATGCCATAGAATCAAAACTGGAAGCAGTTGTCACCCTCTTCAACTGAACTCTTTCTGATGGCCATTGATAACTCGTTGCAGCCATATTCTCGATGATATCCATCGCTTCAGAGCTCCCTTTCCTTAGCAGAGAACCACTCACAGCTGTGTCCATATGCATTCTTGTACGTTCCCCGCAAGTATTGTAGAACATCACTACAATTGTGCCTTCATTGAATCTATGcgacgggcacttcctcaactTTTCCTGGTACCTCTCCCATGTCTCTGCCAGCATTTTGCCTTCAAACTGCTGGAACTGTATAATGTTCATTTGTAGCTTCAGGATAAATTCAGGAGGATGAAACTTGCATAAGAACAGAAGCACTATATCTTCCCATCTAGGATTtgctcccagctgcagcgtctGGTACCACGACTTCactttatcccgcagtgagaaagggaaaagacgaagTCGGATAATATCATCCGAGGCTCCATTCATCTTTAttgtgctacacagctccaaaAACtacgccagatgcgcattaggatCTTCCACAGCATTgcctccatactggttctgCTGCACCATCGTGATCAGCCCAGTTTTCAACTCAAAATTATTCGCATTAACTTTAGGAGGCTCTCGTACTCATATTGATGAACGAATGCCTCATCAATCGCAGGCTGCTTCTGCTCCTCTAGCTTTTTCTGAGCTTCTAATAACTGTTGCAGCTGCTCAAGCAGAGCACGAACTTGTTCAGCAGTAGCCATCGTAACCAACTTCTCTCGCTTTATCTGACTGATATTACGACGGCACGAAGTTTCAATCTCGGGATCAAAATCTTCAAAAGGTAAATTccgagatcgtgtgttcatgcACTACCTACAAAACTCCAGATGCAAGAATCAGTACCACAGGGAAAAaaagaacataaaataaataaaacagtAAACGCCTGTATTACTGCTAAGTCctatcagaaatattaaagtaatttctacacagtccccggcaacggcgcaaaaaagttgatcactaatttattagcaacgtAAACTGCGACTAACACAGtataattgtagcaaataaaaaGTAACTGAATATTGTATCCTCAGGGACCGATAAACAAAATAACTCTAAATATTTCCAATTCAGATTTTCACAATATCTAGACAACAGAAAAATAATGATTGAATTGAAATTTAGAaaaacacaaagcaaataataaaacaaatgaTCCTAGGGAAGTAAAGTCATTAACCAAATTCACacaatcaatctattaatcctaattaccagtttaatccagttatgatgagagatcacacatttaatcaattactctcgctagagcagcaacgatcgtagattagtaaattctttATCTCCGTTagggtctcaagaaaatctactaactcccaaaagcacataagaatagctctctatgatccacctatctccgctaggtctaaaggttaaaatcatatcatacaaacctaaatccgctaaacagttatttCCACTACATCTCAAACcaaatagctacacatgcaaactattgatcagataattcctaagaattcacgcaccaggaattatgaatcataagcTGGAAGACAAAtaggtattaacaaattaatcacatgaattcaGTTAACtattacaaaccctagaatcagattaAAAacctagccagacatagcaaaagaaaacataaacattattaaaaagacaacaattgaaagaactgaattaaatcaaaactctgaataaaactgGTAGAataatcttgaatcttcaatcatTGCAGAAATtcaatccaagctctaaaaactggaaagcaatgaaaactaaaaGCCATCAAACCGAGAAAATAAAgttgtgatgaggagtaaataCTCACCAGCGCAGAATTATTACCATGCACTTCTTTTCCACCTTATCTACTAACGTTATTGTGTGTAACAATTAAGGACTGCGCTGAATTTTGTACTGAGGTCTCGGCGTCGGGGCTTCTGCTAGCGTAGAACTGATCGATTTTGAATGACCACTTGTTGCGTAGGTTTAACAGACGTGGAAGAACCATTTCCTAGACGGGCCCCGTGGGCATCATGGGGTCTCACCCGTATTTATCCGACCTATGCCTAGAGGTTCTATGCTGCACAAACAGCTTCCCAGAAGGCCTGCGCAGGCGAATCAGAACCTAATGGTAGTTGAGAAAGCTGCAAATCCGTTAGCAAAAGGACGAG is a window encoding:
- the LOC130997286 gene encoding putative lipase C4A8.10; translated protein: MENGIGGDGGICSTDTGNGGEDVYSSKESNALSADHLVILVHGILGSGADWKYAAEKFVQQLPDKVFVHRSERNAAKTLDGVDVMGDRLADEVLEVIARKPSLRKISFISHSVGGLVARYAIGKLYKPTTKENGEELLTNEESKGKIAGLEPVNFITAATPHLGSRGNKQVPFLFGVPAFEKVANCVIHLIFRRTGRHLFMNDDDEGKPPLLKRLLEDDQQGCFLSALRSFERRVAYSNVGYDNIVGWRTSSIRRNSELPKWEDSVHEKYPHVVYEERCKAYAKEMCEPTVENDGLDELEEELVNGLSRLSWEKVDVSFHNSKAKFAAHSIIQVKDQSIHSDGADVIQHMIDHFLL